From the Flavobacterium gyeonganense genome, the window CTTTTAGCTTACCATTTAAATTATGCTGCAAAAAATATTCCCTCCTTGATTCATCATTAAAATTGAGATCGCTTAAAAATATCGGCTCTACTCCTTTATTAACTGATATATTGTAATTCGTAATCAGGTTTCCCCAATTGACAAAACTGCACAACAATAACAAACCATAGCAATACCAAACCATTTGGTTAAAAAGGTATGCATTGGTTTTTTGTCTGGCAATCTTTAAAAATGCATACACCAAACCAATTGTCACTAAAATCAGAAACGCATATACTCCTAAACGCTTATATGTTAATCCGAAAAAAGACACGTATTCTGAATTTTTGATTATGGCACTTACAATTAAAACGCCGTTTAATAAAATCCATATTTTAGCTAATTTTTTAAGCATTGTGGCTTTCGCATCAAAATTAAAACCTCCCTTAAAATAAAATAAGATTACACCAACAGCCATAAGAATTGAGAAAATGACAGCATTTACCCTCTCATGTGTATCTGAGCTCAGATTTGTTTTTTCGACAGCTTCAAAAAACTGCTCATAATTATAAGTTGCAATAAAAATAAGCAGCAATACATTTAAAAGGGCCAAAGTAATTTCGCCGCTTTTTCTTTCAAAATCAATATCAAGAAATGAAAAAGAACTTTGGTTTTGATTTCTGACCTCATCTTTAAAGTCATTATCCAAAAGCTGATTTTTTTCATAACAAATTTCAGGAATCCAGTAATTCCAGAAATTGAATGAGATATAAAATCCTAGACCGCTAATCACTATAAGCTGCCAGATGTCAATATCTAACTCATAATCTGTAAACAGAGATGAAAAATGGTTGCTTCCAAATGAATACACGATAAAAAACAATCCCAAAAACAGGGCCGGAATAATAAAATAAGCTATCATTTTTTTTGCAAAACCGTTGTTTACCTTTCTTTTGGGAAAATATTGACTAAACATGAATATGCGTCCTAATGAAGCTACTCCATTTACGAATATTAACGGAAACAACTGCAACATTTTAAGTTTAGGTTCCTGTATTTTGAATTGCAAAAAAACAATCGATAAGGCCAAAGCCCAAAATGAAGCAAAATCACCATACCAGGCAAAAGCATAACAAGAGAGGATAGTAGTTATTACCAAAACAAGATGTGATCTGTGAGTAAACCGATCCTGAAAGAAATAACAAATCAATGCTGTTAATCCTAAGCCAAAAAGTCCGAGGTTCACACCTAACTCCTGTTTGTAAAAAAGCAGCGTAAACAGTAAGCTGCTGACTAAAATAAAATGTAGTTTTTTCATATTTGTAGAATTTATTTATTAGTGGTCAAATATGTTAGCGCGATTATCAATTGTTTTTTTATGCACATTTATAAAGCGACTCCATATTCTCTTTATTAAAAAGTACTTTGCATTTCAAAGTTATTAAGGAAAAAAATTTAGTTCTTAATTTTTCATTAATTTTTCAAGATAAGATAAGTGCTCTTTGAAGGCAGCACGCCCCAATGGAGTAACCTGATAGGATGTTTTTGGCTTTTTACCAACGAATTCTTTTTTGACTTCAATATATTCTGCTTTTTCTAATGCTGAGGAATGACTCGCTAAATTTCCGTCTGTGATATTCAGTATGGTTTTCATCTCAGTAAAATCAACCCAATCATTCACCATCAGAACGGACATTATACCCAGTCTGACACGGCTTTCAAAATCTTTATTTAGCTTATCAATGATTCCCATTGGTTTATTTATATTTTTTGAACATTACTAATCCGTACAAGATATGTAAAATACCAAAACCAAATATCCAAAAAAGCAATCCGTAACCTATATAAAAAAGAGAAATGCATCCCAAAATCAGTTCTGAAAAACCTAAATATTTTACATCTGAAAAAGTATATTTTTCGGCATTTATAACTGCAAGTCCGTAAAAAATTAAAGTTGAGGGCGCCACAAGACCAAAATATCCGTGGTATACTAAAGCCAGACAAAATATTCCACCGGCTAGAAGCGGAACCGAAAGATTAAACAGCATTTTTTTTGTCGCAGATGTCCAGATAGGTAAATTATATTTTCGGCTTTTTCTTATGGTAAAAAAAGTTCCGAATGTAAATGCGCAAATTAAAATTATAATTGCTATCCAAAATAGTTCTGAAACAAGATTGGTCGAATATAACCTGTGATCGTCATTTAAATAATCCATCCCGTTGGATTTAAATAACTCATACACGTACAATCCTCCTATCAAAGCTGATAAACCTGCAAAGACTCCTGAGAGTCCGCTTAGGGATATAAATCTTGAAGAACGTTCCATCATAGAACGAATGTGTGCTAAATCTTCCTGGTGCTGCTGGTTCATAACTAAAGTACTTTGTGTTGCAAAGTTATTATTTATTTTGGATTGACAAACTAAAAATACTTTTTATTTTAATCTTTAAAACTATCTCTTTAAGAAATTAACGAGAATAATGACCTTACGAGGTCGCGTGAGGGATAGAAATAAGCTACCGAAGTAGCATGGATAGCCCGACCGTATTTGTGAAAGGCGCACATAATCGGAATGTGACATAGCGCATTTTGCAAATACGGTCACGCCCAATATATAAACAAAAAAGGCCTGTTCAGACAAACAGACCTTTAAACTTTAATTATTTATTGATTTAAAACCATCTTCTTCTTTTAAACAAGAAGACTCCAAATGTTGATAACAATATTGAAACAAAAAGCAGAATCCAGATTCCGTATTTACTTTCTTCCAGGCCGTTTGGCACATTCATTCCGTATAAACTGGCAATCAGCGTGGGAATCATAAGAATGATTGAAATTGAAGTCATCTGCTTCATGATGTTGTTCATATTATTGGAGATTACGGAGGCATAGGCATCCATCATTCCGGTGAGAATATTGCTGTAAATATTGGCTGTATCCAGCGCCTGACTCAATTCGATTTCTACATCTTCCAGTAACTCTAAATCATAATTTAATTTATGTGCTTTTAGATTTTTAATACGCTGAAATAAGACGTCGTTGGCTTTTAGTGATGTTATAAAGAACACCAAACACTTTTCAATCTGAAGCAAAGCCTGCAGCTCTTCATTTTTGATTGATTTTTCTAAATTATCTTCTGCCAATTTTATTTTCTGGTTGACTTGTTTCAAATATTTCAGATACCATACGCTTGATGAAAGCAGCAGTCTCAAAACCAAATCTGGATTGTCTTTTATTAGTATATTTTTACGCTGTGAGTACAATACAAAATCAGCTATAATTTCTGTTTTATAAAAGGTAATCGTTACGCAAATTTCATCTTTGAAAATAACCCCAAGCGGAATGGTTTGAAAAGGTAGTTTAATATCACCACTTTTTACAGGAACACGCATAATAATAAGCGTCCAGCCATCTTCGATTTCTATACGGGGTCTTTCGTCGATATCTTCAATATCGTTGTAAAAGGCTTCAGGAATCTGAAGTTCTTTCAGCAAATATTTTTTTTCCGCTTCGGTTGGGGATTCAACATTTATCCAGCAGTTTGGAGTCCATTTGGAGATTTCTACAACTCCGTTGTTGTTTGTGTAAAAGGCTTTCATTTCAAAATACAGGTTTTAACGCAGCATTTTGAAATTTTCAAAAGCTACTTTAATTTAATACTAACGAATAATAATCGTCCATTTGGAGAAGTGTTTTTTAAGTGGTGCAAAAGTATCTTTTATTTTTTATACCGAAAACTTTAAACTATTAATTAAATATTAAAACAACAAAACCCACTCGTTTGAGTGGGTTTTAGTTATTGATACAGTATGAAATTATTATTTTCTACTTCTAATTTTTCTGGCCAAAAGTGTATTTTGAAGTAACATTGCAATAGTCATTGGTCCTACTCCACCAGGAACCGGAGTAATAAATGATGCTTTTTTACTTACTTCATCAAAATCAACATCTCCTTTAATCACATACCCTTTTGAATTTGAAGGATCGTCAACTCTGGTAATTCCAACGTCAATAATTACGACGCCATCTTTTACCATGTCTCCTTTTAAAAATTCAGGAACTCCTAAAGCCGTGATGATGATATCTGCATTTTTAGTGAACTCAGCTAAGTTTTTGGTACGGCTGTGCGTTAAAGTTACTGTTGAATCCCCAGGATTTCCTTTGCGGCTCATCAAGATGCTCATTGGACGGCCTACGATGTGGCTTCTTCCAATAACAACAGTATGTTTTCCAGCAGTTTCAACTTTATAACGCTCTAATAACTGCATAATTCCGAAAGGAGTAGCGGGAATAAAGGTTTCCATTTCTAAAGCCATTCTTCCAAAGTTTGTCGGATGAAAACCATCAACATCTTTATCCGGATCGATTGCTAAAAGAATCTTTTCCTCATCAATATGCTTTGGCAAAGGCAACTGAACAATATAGCCGTCCAGGTTTTCATCTTCATTTAATTCTTTAATTTTGGCTAATAAATCTGCTTCGGTAATATCTTCCGGCAAAGCAACTAAAGTAGAATCAAAACCAATTTGCTGGCAGGATTTTACTTTACTCCCTACATAAGTCAAACTTGCTCCGTTATTTCCAACTAATACTGCTGCTAAATGAGGTACTTTTCCTCCTGCGGCTTTTATGGATTGAACTTCGGCTGCAATTTCGTTTTTAATGTCTTCAGATGTTTTTTTACCGTCTAGTATTTGCATTTTCTTTAGTTTCAGGTTTAAAGTTTCAGGTTTCACATCAAAGCAAAATCCTATTTATTTTTATAAAAAAAGTTTCAAATTCCAGTCTCAACAACTTGAAACCTGAAACTTGAAACTTTTAATTTTATTATCTCGGCATTCCACCTGGCATACCTTTCATGCCACCCATCATTTTCATCAGGTTTTTTCCGCCTGGTCCCTGCATCATTTTCATCATCTTGCTCATTTGGTCAAACTGCTTCATTAGCTGATTCACCTGCTCAACTTTAGTTCCGGAACCTTTAGCGATTCTGGCTTTTCTTTTTACATCGATGATAGCCGGTTTACTTCTTTCACCCGGAGTCATTGAATAAATAATCGCTTCGATGTGTTTGAAAGCATCGTCTTCAATTTCTACATCCTTCATGGCTTTTGAAGCACCTGGTATCATTCCGACCAAGTCTTTCATATTACCCATCTTCTTAACCTGTTGTATCTGAGTCAGGAAGTCATCAAAACCGAATTCGTTTTTGGCGATTTTCTTTTGAAGTTTTCTGGCTTCCTCTTCATCAAATTGTTCCTGAGCTCTTTCAACAAGAGACACAACGTCTCCCATTCCTAAGATACGCTCAGCCATACGATCCGGGTAGAAAATGTCAATTGCTTCCATTTTCTCTCCTGTCCCGACAAATTTGATTGGTTTGTTTACAACCGATTTAATCGAAAGAGCAGCTCCACCACGGGTGTCACCATCTAATTTTGTCAAAATAACTCCATCAAAATTTAAGATGTCGTTGAACGCTTTTGCTGTATTTACTGCATCTTGTCCTGTCATAGAATCGACAACGAACAAGGTTTCCTGAGGCTGAATTGCTTTGTGGACACGTGCAATTTCGTCCATCATTTCCTGATCGACTGCCAAACGACCTGCTGTATCGACGATAACAACATTGAATCCGTTTGCTTTTGCGTGTTTAATTGCATTTTGGGCAATTTCTACAGGATTTTTATTTTCAGGCTCTGAGTAAACCTCAACGCCTATCTGATCCCCCACAACATGAAGCTGATTAATCGCCGCTGGACGGTAGATATCACACGCTACTAAAAGTGGTTTCTTGTTTTTCTTTGTTTTTAAGAAATTAGCTAATTTCCCTGAAAAAGTGGTCTTACCTGAACCCTGCAAACCAGACATCAGGATCACTGTTGGATTTCCGGAAAGATTTACACCTGCAACATCACCTCCCATTAATTCGGTAAGTTCGTCTTTTACTAACTTAACCAACAATTGTCCTGGCTGTAATGTAGTCAATACATCCTGGCCAATTGCTTTTTCTTTTACCCTTGCAGTAAAATCTTTGGCAATTTTAAAGTTAACATCGGCATCAAGCAATGCACGACGAACTTCTTTTAAAGTATCGGCAACGTTTACTTCTGTAATTTTACCGTGTCCTTTTAGTATATGAAACGCTTTATCTAATTTATCGCTTAAATTATCAAACATAATTTTGTTTTCTTTTATTGAAGTGCAAATATAAACTAAAGTTGCAAAGTCACAAAGATACCAACTTGTAAAATTTAGAGAATATCAATAAAAAAACCAGCTTAACTTACTGGTTTTTTGCTATACTCTATAATTCTGACGCTAATAATGTTCTCTTATGAATTTAATTTTTTTCAAAATAAAGATAGTTACTGTTAGTTATGTCTCGAAAGCGTATTACAGAATTATTAAATTCAAATAATACCCAGCTATAATCCAATTTATGAAGCAGTAAGGAACTGTAACTAAAGTAAATTTTGAACTCTTTAGCACCGTTTACTATATTATAATCCCATTGTCCTGTAGTAGAAATCCCATCTTTTGTAGCGACCACAGTTTTGTCGTTTTTAAAAGCAAATTTATATCCACTATAGGAAGTAGTTTTATCTGAATCCTTGAAAAAATAAGCAATCTTCCAGGAGCCATTAGTTATTGTTTGTGCAAAATCAAGCGATACAATGTTATTTTCTGAGCAATTGTCAATTGCATATTTAATGGCATTTTCAAATTCCAAATTATTTGTAATCGATTTTGTCTGATTATTATAATCTTTTATCGAAACAGGATAACGTAATGAAATATACTGACTGGCGTTCAAATTCTTTATAAAATCAAAAAAACCTGATCGCTGGTAATCGTAACAGAACTGGCTTGCTGGTTGTAACTGTTATAAATATTAATAGATATTGGATATTGAATATTTAGTCCATTTATTTTAGACAAAAGATCAGGATAAAGATTCCAATAATCAATTAAGGTATCAAAATCGGATTGATTTGGAATTAGTTTTTCGATATAATTATAGTATACCATAGTTACCGGAAAACTGATTCTCACAATATCATCATCAGTATTATATGCGTTGATATTATCTATTACTTTTTGATAATCAGCCGTTGTATTTATGGCAATAGTCTCATTATTAACTGTAACAGTATAGGGTAGTTTTATAGTACAATAACTTGAACCGTCGATTATATTATCCTGAACTGTTTTTACCATTGCTACCCTTTGCAGATAAGATGTAAGCGGAGAAGCGTTAGTAACAGTCTGGTCGTTATGATTTTGTTCGTCTATTTCATTTTGACAAGAGAAAAAGAATAAACAGGCAACTACTAATAAATATTTATGAAAGCGTAACATATTAACATTTTTACAAAGGTAATAATTTAAGAATCTGTTTTCTCTAAATCGCCTTTCAGCTATGCGTAATTGAGCTTATTTACCGCATAAGTAATCCTTTTTTTACAAGGAAAGTACACACCTGAAATTAAAACCTGAAGAGACTAAAAATAGTTTTTAGAAGAATGTATAATTCACTCTGTCTATACCTGAATAAAAACAATTTACTTTGCTTTTACCCTACTTGAATTAAAAAGAAATACTTTTGCAAATTCCCAATTGAAAGATTTTACTACTAATGTTAAAATTAAACCAGTCAAATACTTGTGACGAAATAATATTTTCGTCTTTTTTTAAGAGCCATATTAAAGCACTTCGGAATTTTCTTTTTTACAAATATGGTAATAAAGACCAGGCTGAAGATGTGGCTCAGGAAGCGTTTTTGAAACTTTGGCAAAATTGTGCTGCTGTACCAATTGAAAAGGCAAAATCGTATATTTATACAATTGCAAATAACAGCACTTTAAATGAAATTGCACATCAAAAAGTCGTCCTGAAATACGAAAAAAACTTCAACGGTTTAGACAGCACTAATGAAAGCCCGGAATTTCTTTTGGAAGAAAAACAATTTCAGGCAAAACTTTTAAAAGCTATTGAAAATTTAAATGAAAAACAGCGCGTGGCTTTTTTGATGCATCGAATAGATAAAAAAAAGTATAGTGAAATTGCCGAAGTTTTAGAAATAAGTGTAAAAGCAGTAGAAAAGCGCATCCACCTGGCTTTGTTAAACTTGCGCAAAGAAATTGATATATAAAGTAGGGCAAAAACAGTTCTAATTGTTTTAATGATATAATTTCCAAATAATGAAAACAAATCGCTTATTGGCCAAATGGCTCAACGATGATTTAACAGAAGATGAATTAGCTGAATTTCAAGCGAGTCCGGATTTCAAAAAATACCAAAAAATTAAAAACTACACCCAGTATCTGGAAGTTGGCGATTTGGATGAAGATCCAATGCTGTCAAATATTCTTCAGCAGGAAAAAACAACTCTAAAAGTGATTCCAATATATAAATCCTGGATGTTCCGTGCTGCAGCTATTTTTGTTCTGGCTCTTGGAGTTGCCTTTTCGGTAAAGAATTTTGTCCCGGAGACTAAAACTGCCAGTTTTGGAGAGACAAACACATTTTTGTTACCCGATAACTCTGAAGTAGTACTGAATTCTGGTTCTGAAATAAACTATAAAAAATGGAACTGGGACAATAAACGACGACTTGAACTAAAAGGAGAAGCTTATTTCAAAGTATCCAAAGGCAGGCGTTTTGAGGTTCAGACCAATCTGGGAAAAGTAGCTGTTTTAGGGACTCAATTTAATGTAAAAGCCAGAAAAAACAGATTTGATGTAACGTGTTACGAAGGTCGTATAAAAGTAAATTATGCTAATACCCAACTCATTTTAATTCATGGACAAAGTGTAACTTTTGAAAATGGAAAACAATACAAAACCTCCATCAATTCCTCTAAACCTGAATGGATGAATAATCAAATTTTATTTAATAAAGAGAATATCAAAACTTTACTGGACGAAGTTCAAAGGCAATACAATATCACAATCATATTAAATACAAAAGATACAACCTCCCTGTTTACCGGAAAATTGCCAGATAACGATCTTGATACGGCAATACAAATCATAAGTACAACCTACCATTTGCAGGCTAGAAAAGTATCTGAAAACAAAATAATTTTTGACGAAAAATAGATGTTGGGCCCCAAACGATTTTATTTTTCGTTTTTATTATTTTTTCTTGTCCTGAACCTTTTCGCTCAGGGCAAAGGGAAAACTACATCTTTAAAAAAAATAATAATTGATATTGAAAACCAGCATCAGGTAAACTTTAATTATACTGAGGATAATGTCTTTGGTTTACAATTAACACCTCCTAAAAAGTCCCTTTCATTAGAACAAAAACTGCAATATCTCACACAAAGAACGAGCTTATCTTTTGAAAATTTAGACAATAAGTATATTAACGTTTATAGAAATCATAATAAAACTGAGATAATTTGCGGGTATGTTTTTTCCAATATTGATAAAAACCCCATTGAAGGTGCTAATATTCATTTTAATACTAATACACACACCGCAACGGCTTCAAATGGATATTTTGAATTTGAGAAAGGATCTAAGAATGTTTTTTCTATTAGTCACGTTGGATTTACACCCAAAAAGATTTCAATAGCAAATATCAATTCTAAAGAATGCCTCAACATCATTTTAGAATCAGAAGTCACAGAACTCGAAGAAATTAAGGCCAATCCTATTCTTGCCTCTGGAATTTCTAAAAATAGTAATGGTTCTTTTGAAATTAAACCTAAAAAGTTTGGTATCCTGCCTGGACTTATCGAACCTGATGCCCTGCAGACCATGCAGCAAATTCCTGGTGTAAACAGTCTGGACGAAAGCGTTTCAAGTATTAATGTTCGGGGAGGAACACATGATCAGAATTTATTTTTATGGAACGGAATACGAATGTTTCAAACGGGACATTTTTTTGGTTTAATATCAGTCTTTAATCCCAATCTGGCACATACTATTTCTATACACAAAAACGGAAGTTCTCCTTTCTATGGCGAAAGTGTTTCTAGTGTCGTGGCTATTTCTTCTACACCTGAGACAGCAGAAAAAAACTCTTTTAGCGCAGGAATCAACATGATTAATGCTGATATTTATGCAAAATATAACCTTTCGAAAAAAAGTTATGTAGAAATTTCAGGACGAAAATCGATTACTGACTTTGTAGAAACCCCAACTTATAAAGAATATTTTAATAAAGTATTCCAAAACACTACTATTACTGATTTTGCCCGAAATCAAAACATCAATTATAAAAGTGATAAAGAATTCGATTTCTACGATGCTACTCTCAAATACCTTCAAAAAATAGGATTAAAAGATGAAATACTATTAGATCTGATTACCATACAAGATAACTTAAAGGTGTTTCAGAGTGCTGCTTCTTACAATGTAGTTAAATCTGAAAATAATATTTTACGCCAGCAAAATTTTGGCGGAAACCTATCCTGGAAAAGAAACTGGAATAACTTTAATACGACTAAAATTAATATTTACAACTCTTCGTATGAGCTTCTTGCTAATCAAAAAACGACTAATGGAGACCAAATCGTAATTCAGGAAAATACTGTTGCAAATAATGGAATCAATTTAGAAAATAACCATACCATAAGTTCAAAATTCAATTTTAATAATGGATACCAGTTTAATGAAATTGGTGTTATTAATTTAGAGCATGTAAGCAATCCGGATTTTTACCGTAAAACTAAAGAAGTTTTAAGAACTCATGCGCTAATTTTGGAAGGAAAATATAACGACACCATTTCCAGAATAATTCTTAATACCGGACTAAGACTAAATTATATTGAAAAATTCAAAAAATACATTCCAGAGCCCCGAATTCAATTTAATTATGGCTTCAACAAAAATTTAAATATTGAATTACTAGGCGAAATTAAAAGTCAAAACTCTCAGCAAATTATTGATTTGCAAAAAGATTATTTTGGTATCGAAAAAAGACGATGGATTATTTCAAACAATTCGTCAATTCCAATTCAGAAAAGCAAACAGCTATCGTTAAGTTTATTTTATAAAAAAAATGACTGGCTGCTGGATATTGAAAATTTTTATAAAAAAGTAAGCGGAATTACAAGTGCAAGCCAGGGTTTTCAGAATCAGCTTGAATTTGTACGTATAACGGGCAATTATGAAATCATGGGAACAGAAATTCTGATTCAGAAAAAGATGAATCATTTTCTAACCTGGCTTAGTTATACGTACAACAATAATAATTATCATTTTGAGAATTATGAATATCAAAGTTTTCCTAACAACTTCGAATTAACCCATACTGTATCATGGGCCGGAATTTATGAAAGAAACAATTTCAAAATTGCTTTGGGAACAAAATGGTCTTCCGGCAGGCCTAAAACGTCTCCGGACCTTAGTAAAATTGACCTTTCAAATCCTGTTTTAGTTTACAATAAACCCAACAATACAAATTTGAGGATTTTTTCACAAGTCAACCTTTCCTCCACTTATAAGTGGGAAACAACTAGCGGTGTTCTTTACAAATTAGGAATATCAATCTTAAATATTCTAAACAGGAAAAATGAAATTAGTGAATATTACAGAATGAGTCCGCTCTCAAATTCTATTGAAGAAGTTGAAACATTCTCTCTTCAAAGAACTCCAAATCTGAGCTTTAGGGTTTCTTTTTAATTCAGACTATCCCTAATAATAAAACATTTCAATTTTTTTTCATCTTTTTTTTACAAAAAACAACTATTCTTTGGTAGGGTAATCTTTATCAAGTCTGTTTTACTATTAAATCTATTAAAACGAAAAAAATGAAGAAAAAAATAATCCTTGCAACTTTAGCAATAATTGCATTAGGAGCATTTGGTTATTACTATGTCTGGTATGGAGGTGCCAGAAATGTTTCGGCCGAAGACGCTGCTTTTAGTGTTTCATCAAAAAACATCATTGATGAATTTGATTCTGATATTGAAAAATCAAACACAAAATACCTCGAAAAAGCAATAGCTGTAAAAGGAATTGTCAGCAAAATAAGCCCAAAACAAATTATTATAGACCATACCATTGTTTGTGATTTAAAAGAATCTGACCCCTCAATTAAACAAGGTCAGCCTTTGACCCTAAAAGGAAGAGTTGTAGGATATGATGACTTAATGGGCGAATTAAAATTAGACCAGTGTTCAGTAGTAAATAACGATTAATACAATTAAAATGAGGAATTTTTT encodes:
- a CDS encoding bifunctional 5,10-methylenetetrahydrofolate dehydrogenase/5,10-methenyltetrahydrofolate cyclohydrolase — its product is MQILDGKKTSEDIKNEIAAEVQSIKAAGGKVPHLAAVLVGNNGASLTYVGSKVKSCQQIGFDSTLVALPEDITEADLLAKIKELNEDENLDGYIVQLPLPKHIDEEKILLAIDPDKDVDGFHPTNFGRMALEMETFIPATPFGIMQLLERYKVETAGKHTVVIGRSHIVGRPMSILMSRKGNPGDSTVTLTHSRTKNLAEFTKNADIIITALGVPEFLKGDMVKDGVVIIDVGITRVDDPSNSKGYVIKGDVDFDEVSKKASFITPVPGGVGPMTIAMLLQNTLLARKIRSRK
- the ffh gene encoding signal recognition particle protein, which encodes MFDNLSDKLDKAFHILKGHGKITEVNVADTLKEVRRALLDADVNFKIAKDFTARVKEKAIGQDVLTTLQPGQLLVKLVKDELTELMGGDVAGVNLSGNPTVILMSGLQGSGKTTFSGKLANFLKTKKNKKPLLVACDIYRPAAINQLHVVGDQIGVEVYSEPENKNPVEIAQNAIKHAKANGFNVVIVDTAGRLAVDQEMMDEIARVHKAIQPQETLFVVDSMTGQDAVNTAKAFNDILNFDGVILTKLDGDTRGGAALSIKSVVNKPIKFVGTGEKMEAIDIFYPDRMAERILGMGDVVSLVERAQEQFDEEEARKLQKKIAKNEFGFDDFLTQIQQVKKMGNMKDLVGMIPGASKAMKDVEIEDDAFKHIEAIIYSMTPGERSKPAIIDVKRKARIAKGSGTKVEQVNQLMKQFDQMSKMMKMMQGPGGKNLMKMMGGMKGMPGGMPR
- a CDS encoding magnesium transporter CorA family protein, whose translation is MKAFYTNNNGVVEISKWTPNCWINVESPTEAEKKYLLKELQIPEAFYNDIEDIDERPRIEIEDGWTLIIMRVPVKSGDIKLPFQTIPLGVIFKDEICVTITFYKTEIIADFVLYSQRKNILIKDNPDLVLRLLLSSSVWYLKYLKQVNQKIKLAEDNLEKSIKNEELQALLQIEKCLVFFITSLKANDVLFQRIKNLKAHKLNYDLELLEDVEIELSQALDTANIYSNILTGMMDAYASVISNNMNNIMKQMTSISIILMIPTLIASLYGMNVPNGLEESKYGIWILLFVSILLSTFGVFLFKRRRWF
- a CDS encoding winged helix-turn-helix domain-containing protein, translated to MGIIDKLNKDFESRVRLGIMSVLMVNDWVDFTEMKTILNITDGNLASHSSALEKAEYIEVKKEFVGKKPKTSYQVTPLGRAAFKEHLSYLEKLMKN
- a CDS encoding FecR family protein; protein product: MKTNRLLAKWLNDDLTEDELAEFQASPDFKKYQKIKNYTQYLEVGDLDEDPMLSNILQQEKTTLKVIPIYKSWMFRAAAIFVLALGVAFSVKNFVPETKTASFGETNTFLLPDNSEVVLNSGSEINYKKWNWDNKRRLELKGEAYFKVSKGRRFEVQTNLGKVAVLGTQFNVKARKNRFDVTCYEGRIKVNYANTQLILIHGQSVTFENGKQYKTSINSSKPEWMNNQILFNKENIKTLLDEVQRQYNITIILNTKDTTSLFTGKLPDNDLDTAIQIISTTYHLQARKVSENKIIFDEK
- a CDS encoding DUF4173 domain-containing protein, coding for MKKLHFILVSSLLFTLLFYKQELGVNLGLFGLGLTALICYFFQDRFTHRSHLVLVITTILSCYAFAWYGDFASFWALALSIVFLQFKIQEPKLKMLQLFPLIFVNGVASLGRIFMFSQYFPKRKVNNGFAKKMIAYFIIPALFLGLFFIVYSFGSNHFSSLFTDYELDIDIWQLIVISGLGFYISFNFWNYWIPEICYEKNQLLDNDFKDEVRNQNQSSFSFLDIDFERKSGEITLALLNVLLLIFIATYNYEQFFEAVEKTNLSSDTHERVNAVIFSILMAVGVILFYFKGGFNFDAKATMLKKLAKIWILLNGVLIVSAIIKNSEYVSFFGLTYKRLGVYAFLILVTIGLVYAFLKIARQKTNAYLFNQMVWYCYGLLLLCSFVNWGNLITNYNISVNKGVEPIFLSDLNFNDESRREYFLQHNLNGKLKETVREYEIHSYQEKSFLSKPLYYTFLKK
- a CDS encoding TonB-dependent receptor translates to MLGPKRFYFSFLLFFLVLNLFAQGKGKTTSLKKIIIDIENQHQVNFNYTEDNVFGLQLTPPKKSLSLEQKLQYLTQRTSLSFENLDNKYINVYRNHNKTEIICGYVFSNIDKNPIEGANIHFNTNTHTATASNGYFEFEKGSKNVFSISHVGFTPKKISIANINSKECLNIILESEVTELEEIKANPILASGISKNSNGSFEIKPKKFGILPGLIEPDALQTMQQIPGVNSLDESVSSINVRGGTHDQNLFLWNGIRMFQTGHFFGLISVFNPNLAHTISIHKNGSSPFYGESVSSVVAISSTPETAEKNSFSAGINMINADIYAKYNLSKKSYVEISGRKSITDFVETPTYKEYFNKVFQNTTITDFARNQNINYKSDKEFDFYDATLKYLQKIGLKDEILLDLITIQDNLKVFQSAASYNVVKSENNILRQQNFGGNLSWKRNWNNFNTTKINIYNSSYELLANQKTTNGDQIVIQENTVANNGINLENNHTISSKFNFNNGYQFNEIGVINLEHVSNPDFYRKTKEVLRTHALILEGKYNDTISRIILNTGLRLNYIEKFKKYIPEPRIQFNYGFNKNLNIELLGEIKSQNSQQIIDLQKDYFGIEKRRWIISNNSSIPIQKSKQLSLSLFYKKNDWLLDIENFYKKVSGITSASQGFQNQLEFVRITGNYEIMGTEILIQKKMNHFLTWLSYTYNNNNYHFENYEYQSFPNNFELTHTVSWAGIYERNNFKIALGTKWSSGRPKTSPDLSKIDLSNPVLVYNKPNNTNLRIFSQVNLSSTYKWETTSGVLYKLGISILNILNRKNEISEYYRMSPLSNSIEEVETFSLQRTPNLSFRVSF
- a CDS encoding OB-fold protein; the encoded protein is MKKKIILATLAIIALGAFGYYYVWYGGARNVSAEDAAFSVSSKNIIDEFDSDIEKSNTKYLEKAIAVKGIVSKISPKQIIIDHTIVCDLKESDPSIKQGQPLTLKGRVVGYDDLMGELKLDQCSVVNND
- a CDS encoding RNA polymerase sigma factor, which codes for MLKLNQSNTCDEIIFSSFFKSHIKALRNFLFYKYGNKDQAEDVAQEAFLKLWQNCAAVPIEKAKSYIYTIANNSTLNEIAHQKVVLKYEKNFNGLDSTNESPEFLLEEKQFQAKLLKAIENLNEKQRVAFLMHRIDKKKYSEIAEVLEISVKAVEKRIHLALLNLRKEIDI